Within Rissa tridactyla isolate bRisTri1 chromosome 4, bRisTri1.patW.cur.20221130, whole genome shotgun sequence, the genomic segment GATTGCAATAGTCCAAAATTCTCTGTGTGGCTTGGTTTACCTGAGGAGGTACTTGTTGTAACTGTGATAATCACAGCTATGATCCATCAGCACAGGGAACGGTGCCACTGGAGCAAGGCTCAGGAAGACTGGTGGTAGTTATTCAGGCAGTGGCAAAGTGGCTGTGTAACACAAGATCCATAAATCTTAGAACCTgagaacaaaatgcaaaatactttttctttaaaaattcactttCAGAATTCATCTTCCTGTACAAACATTCTGCTTGCAAGTGAGAAAGATGTAACTTTTCTTAAACTGCATTTGCAGTGCAGTAGCGTGTAGGATTGTGTTCCCGTTAGATGGAGGCAGAAAAAGCAGCTAAACCAGTGCAGGCACTGTGGCTGACTTAATTCCTAACTCCGGCTCCAGGGCATGACATTGGTATGATGTAATGAGGCTAGGGCGAAACtgtagaaagaagcagcagcagtgtctCCTTGGGGAATGGGATTCATTGCGAAAATtggtgtgagaaacaagttctCCGTCTCAGAGAAAACGGTAAGAGATGGAACTAAATGGTACATCGGTGCATTTTGGAAAATGCCTGTATCGGAAACCACCCAGCTCCAAACTAGCTCAGCTTTTATAAAAGTAAATCTTTGTTCTCTTCTCCTCTGACCTAGTTTCTTGAGCATATGCAGTTTCTGCACATCTCTGCAAGAACCGTGGATATTCCTCTCCACTAATAGTCAGGACAGTGGTGGTTATGGAGCTCTGGGGTTACATAAATGTCATCATGAAGGCTGTAAGGAACCGTGAAGAGGAGGCAAATATGTTTAAAAGTCATcgtctctttaaaaaaacatttggagGCTAAATCCTAGAGGAGGCTGCCATACTTTCTTCTGCTCTAACAACTTCCAGAAATTCTGCTCAAAACCACTGCGCTCGTCTTTACACATCTGGAGCCTGAAGAATTTATAATCCAATtaagactgatttaaaaaaaaaataacgtaaaAAGATCTCAGTAAGCATATTCTGGAAAGACAGGTTTTCCACAGCCCGCCTGTTTCTGTCCCACCGCCCAGAAGCTCCTGCTGGGGGTACGTAAAAACATCGCACGATCGCTACCAGATGCCAGGACTTTCCTTCCGCTAGGGCTAGGACCCGGCTCTCGGGGGCTCGCCGAGGCACCGAGAGCCCAGCTGGCGGAGCTGGGGCCGCCCCCCCGGCCTCGTCCAGCGCTGtcgggccggggggggcaggaAGCGCGCCCGGCGCCCGGaagcgagcgcggcggcgggtcCTCGCCGGGGCGGCGACGCTGGTTGCCGAGGAGGCCGGGACCGACGTGgccggccgggggaggcggggctgAGGGGCCGCCGGGCGGGGCAGCCTAGCACCGAGCCGCGGCTGGATGGCAGCGGCGGGGCCCGCGGcacggtggcggcggcggcgcacgGTAACGGCGgctggcggggccgggagcggcgtagccgggggcgggggggggtcgccGGGTTACCCCGGTCCGCTGTTGTGgtgtggggggtggtgggggaccGGTATGGCCGCGCAGCTCAGCCCCGGGTGGCGGCAGCGCCACCCGCAGCGGAGCCGAGTCCGGTACCGGCGGGGCCCGGACCAGGGCAACTTTGGGAAAGACGTGGGGGGGCAGCGCCTCGCCGGGCCGCTGCTGCCGGGAGCCGTGCCCCGGCCCAGCGAGCCTCACGCCGCCGCTCTCgggacccccctgctcccctggggCTCCTGGGACCGGCGTCCCCCCGGTCCAGCTCGCCTTTGCTGCAGCTTGCCGGGGGAACGGCGTCCTGTGGCCCGGCGTGCCCGGGGCTGGGAGCTCAGTCCCAGCGGGACGGAGCGGAGAAAGTTTTGGAAGTCGCTTCTCTTCGGCAGACGATGCCGCGGAAAGGTCTCGACGCCGGGGGGgtgccccgctccctgcctcccccgcaGGACGCGCGGCGCGGTGTCCGCGGCTTCGCGGGCTGGCCGGGGTCTGCGTGGCCACGGTGGCACATGAACCCTGGCGGGCAACTGTTGTACTGGTCCAATAAGGTGCGTGagcagggttaattctcccttcCCCCGGCCATCCACAATGTGTTCCACTTTGCATTGGTCGGCATTCCTCTAATGGAAAACCCGCGCTGTCTGTCCCATCAGACGCCATCCGCCGTGATGTTAGAAACAATGACAGGAGCGGGGCCGCCGTGTTAATCGCCTGCAGATAAGAGCTGTGCCGGAGCATGGCCCAGGCTGGGCGAGGGCTGCGGCACCGGTGTCTGCTCGGGGGGGCGGGTTCTGCCCGGCCTCTGCCTCCGGCTGTCAGGATgagtgggctgggaggagagaaaTCCCACCTAGCCCTGAGGGGGTGAACGCCATTGCTGGATCCACAAACTTTCTCTTTCATCCTGGGTAGGatggggaaggagccgctgtctCTCAGACTACGGTAGTGTTCAGTCAGTGTTTTAACTGCCTTCCTTGGCAGCTCTTAGATTTGACCGGGGTCTGCGATCTGTTCTGATCTGCGGCACCCCATTGGTGTTAATCCTGTGCAGCTCCAGCTTTTAGCTGCGCATGTAGCGATGTGCATGATTTGCAGAAAGGCGAGTCTCTGTGCAAAGTGGGATTTTATGagagggatgggggaaaggggaagggtcCTGCCGGAGCAGTGCATTCCCTAAAGATGGGCAGTGATTGAGACAGAAGGGAGTGCTCAGGGTGTGGGGAGCACGGACACGGGACCAGGAGGCCTTCTATGCCACCACTGAGGTCAGGGCTACCAGGAGGAATTCAAAGCTCTCCACAGGGCTAATGGAGGGAGGCGGCTTGTGGAGAATATTTTTGGCTGAAAATGATGCTTCCTCcctggaaaataactttttttccattccatgcAGTACTCTTGCAGCTGTAATACCAAGCAACCGGCTTCCAGGGAAAACACTtgtaaaaaagccttttctttttcatttcccccccccaacaacaTCTAAAATGTTATTGTGTGGCAATGGGCAATTATACTGAGACAAAGATGAAGCTGTGTGGTCTGAAAAGGCAGAGTGTCTAGGAGGGTAGATGGCAGGTTGCTGCAGAAATCATCGTCatgtcaatattttattttctcttttccagtagGTTTTTGCCTTGACATTTTAagttttgtctgtgttttctcAGCCGCTGCCTGCTACAGAGGTGCTCAGTGAGCGCTGTGAGGAGGGGTGTGCCCAGGAGTCTCCTGGGAGGTGGGCAGAAGCTCTTTTGGCTTGGTGtgcagcctccccctgcccccactcAGGGGTGTGTAAATGGCAAAttctcatttgtttcttctttctgagcTGGGAAGACCTCACGGTTATTCCAGTCCTGAGACTGTTGCAGAAGGAGCTGAGCAGACCTGACTCCTGAATGCTCGGCTCAGAGACCTGCGCGGGACACATGGTGTTCTGGAGAGTGCTGCCAGTGGTAATGGTGACCAGGCTGTGATCCGGTGCAGCTGTGAGCTGTGATCCCAAACGGTGGTGTCAAAACTGACAAGTAAATGATGCACTGGCTATTTCTCTCCCATGCATGTGCTTAAATAGGTCATATACCCTTCTTGAGAAAAACACATCTCCATCAGCCTGGTTATGCCTCTGCCTGACAGTGACCACAGACTTCTCTAGAACCTGCAAGTCCTTTCTCTAGAAATTTCTCAAGACCTTCTTTAGCTGGGTTCCTAAAACGGATGCTGTTGTCTAAAATTAGGGGTAGGTAAAGACTTCCACGCTCTGCAACTGTAGTCTATTATTTTGTCtcttgagcttttttttctggGACTACATCTTgactgctccttttttttcctcttaaatattTGTCTTAGAAGCAGCCAGTTTGAATTTAGAGACTTTACAAACATTAAGTAAACTTAACGTCTCATGAGGAACGTATACTAACGAGATAGAGAAGCAAAGGGGCTATAGAGATAAATAGTGCATTTTTTTAGAGCAAATGGTTATGATGTGTTAGGAAGAAGCAAATGCTGGGAATATGCTGTAAATAATTAGCTGGGCACAAAGATTGTGTGCGTCCTGGATGATGCACCAAGTTCCTCATAGAGGTTTTATAAGCATCAGGAATTTATTGTGTGAGATAGGGATGTTCTTGAGCCACTAGGTAATGACAGTCAAGCAGCAGAGGTGTAAAGAAATGCACCATTTTTCTCCTGTGTGAATAACAAGAGAAGACAGACCTGAGGGCCACAGAAAGTTGACTGCCCCAAATGTGAGTTAGGGGACTTGGTTTTCTACCCCTTCATGCCCATTTATTGTCCACCACCATCCCTTTTTGGAGGAAAAGGGTCCCTTTTGCTGCTGTAAGAAGGACATGAAGCCAGGTATGCAGCCTGTGTTCAGGGACCTGGTCATGGTCTTTGTCCTGTGTGCTAGTGCCTCTCTCCAGGAGTTTGGTCACTTAGCCTCAAACACCCTTTCATGTGTCCCTTGGGGCAGATGTGGGCTGTGAGAGTGgaaacaagatggaaaaaaatggacCTGTTGCATCAGTTGCAGTGATTTCTTTTCCAGGCTTTCTCAGACACTGTTGACTTTGTGATGACAGTGTTGCAGAATAGGCTGGTTTGTGCTGCTTCCCATCATTGCCGAGCTGCAGAGAGCAGttgttttgctgtgtgtgttTGTTCCCTCTTCATAGGCATGTGGTGGTTGTATAAATCCTGATTTTTTGCTCTGCTCCTCACAGTAAGCTGTTCTCAGTCATTTTCTAGGTCTAATCTCGCCGTAAAGGAACAGAGCACCCATTAGGCCCACTCTGGGGTTGGAAGGGGTGcccatcttttttttaaagcaggaaatTCTCTAACTGCAGATTGTCATGCAGCAGCTAGTAAGTGGAGAGAAGGCCTGTGGCTGGTGTAGTCTGACGGAAGAGTCCTGTCACCTCCCTGTGCAGATGCCTCTGTGGCTGTTGGCTTCAGCCTGTATGGGTACTTGGGACAGAAGAAACTATTCAGTTAGGGGACAGCTAACATTTTAAGAGCTTCCcatctttttgtggttttgttgggttttttttttgttttggtttttttttgtgtttttgttttgtttcaagaaGAAATATGGGGGATTCCGTGGCATAGTTTTACCGCAGTTGTGtgtctgcatagctgtgggggaGCCTGAATCCCAGTGAGGGGAGCCAGAGGGCCTGGCAGCATCCCAGGTATATTTCTGTGGCGGGGCAGAGAGCAGCATCTCTGGCCCATCTGGCTCTCCTCACAGTTGTTACTAGTGCTCCGAGCATCAGCTCAGTGCCTGTTCACTTCTGTGCCTGAGTTGAATTGGTGCGTGGAGTGCTGTAAGAGATAAAAATGTCTCTtgctgccacccccccgcccccccctccaccctcctTCCCTGATGTTTTGCAGTGGTTGTGCCAATAGTGATTAACAGCTGAAAACCTGCCCCCTTTGGTAGAGTCCTGCCAGTAGAACAAGGATCTCAGCAGCTCTCATTGAATTACAGGTGTAGGGCTAGAGGGACTTCAAGAAGGGATCTAGTCTTTGCAATAAAATAGCACCTGCATcaggtatttattatttttctcaaaagaaaaaacaaacaaaattccaAAAAAACAGTCCTGAAGTTTCTGCATCATAGATAACCTGTTTCAGTATATCACCACTTTGGCAACATGTAAATTTGTTTCTTCATATCCAGGCTGAATATTGTTTACCATTTGAGCTGCTGCTACAATGTGGAAGAAGAGTTGAGCGCTTTCCCCCTTTCTCGTGATCTTTAATGGATGCATAGTGTTCTGTTCCCTTCAGTGTTATCTTTTTAAGACAAAACACACCCAGGTCCCTCAGTCGTTTTTTCCACGTCATGATTTCTACACcctaatttttgtttctttgcactGCGATGTCTCTGATTTTTGCATCTCTTTTATAAAGAAGAGTATGTGAGGCTGGGTGCAGTCTGTTGGCTAAAGTCTCACCTGTGTGGAGTGGAATGGAATCACTGCTTCTGTGTCACATCTACAGTGTAGCTACTAATATGTCCCAGGATGTCATTTGCCTACTTTCCAGCAACATAAGCCTCCTGGCTTGGAATTAATTTCTGAATCATTGTAATGCATGTaggcatttttacttttttggtgACACATCAGAGTTACTGTTTTGTCGTgtccatttgatttttttttttcccccttagtaTACTGTTTTGTACTGATCTTTACCAAGATTGGTTCGATGGTATGCTATAGGTAGGTCTAGGGTTCCTGCAGACAGTTCAAAATACTGCAGTAAGATGCCACAAAATCCTGAGCTGGTTTGAACTTGCTATattgagggattatttttttcttgaagggagaaaaaaaaaaaagtgatgggtTTTGTATGGGTCAGTAGAGTTTACACTTGATCAGACATTATCTTACCACAAGAAGTTTTAGCGGTTCTCGCACAGCTAGGTAAGCCAGTGTCTTCATTGACTCCATCTTCTATCCTCCCTGCTCCTGGTGTCCGTGGTCACTGGAACTCAGTGTTCTCCTTCATGGGAAACATGGGAccctgtccttttctttttgattGCTCACTGCAGCTGGGCCTTCCTCCTGCAGTGATTTGGCTCAGGGACTGAAATTGGAAAATGGccaagcctttaaaaaaaaccagttttcCTGCTAATTTGTTCTGACCCTGCTCACTCATGGAGTCAAGTGTGAGCATGGGGAGGGGATGGTTCATGCAGGGGTGGGGGACGAGGGGCAACACCATCTTTTTCAGCTGTGGTGAGTCCTTAGATTGGTTCCAACACCCTGAATTTTGTCTTGGTAATTTCAGGCCCCTTTCTGTCTGGCTGTTACTTAATGCTTTGCTATCTTTATCACTTTCTTATCTTGTAGGTAACTACAAACTGATCATTTAACTTGATCAAGACTATTTCAGAGGATTGAAGTTACTGGTCTGTAACTTCTTAAGTCttctcccacctttttttttctttttgtaaaggtAGGTGAGGCATGATGCTTCTCCAGCCTTCTGTGGCCTTCCCGTATTCCTGTAAATTTTCAAAGATGGTCACTAATGCTTCAGAGATGACTTTGACTTGTTTCTTAAATGCTTTCAGGTGAATGCCATTATTCCCTCTGAATCTACAGCTGTTTTGTAAACATTTGTTAAGCCATTCTTTTCTAACCCActcttttctcccatttccaaGTTAATTTTGCTTGtcacatttcactttttcttctggaGACTGAAGGAGCATTTGTACTTCAGCCTTTGCAtcatttgctttccttccctgcttgccAACGAGAGTGtaattatctttattttcctATTCTAATATGTCCGCTTTTCTCCAGTTTTCTTGTGACTGAAGAGTTCTTAGTAACAGCTGTGCTGATTTTGACTAGGAGACCATCTAACCCAGTATCCTtgtaggaaagaataaaaataggaCAAGTATATATGATATTTTCCAACTACTTTTCCAGCCTCCAGCTCCTTTCAGATAAGGGGATTTCCTAAGTCTAATGTGAGCTGTCTAACCGTGAAAAATCAATAGATTTGTCTTTCTAGTACTTGTCCTGTCTTTTGTTGAATCCCTGGTAaaattttccatcattttttgaGAAGTACTATCACACAAGTTACCTGCTGATGAAGAGTCAcatttgtttgtgttgttttgaagctgaCCGTCACTGGCTTCATGTGGTGGCTGTTAGCACTTTTCATCTGAAGAGATGGTGAATAATCTAGCCCTGTTCGCCATCTTTACACCACTCATGATTTTACAGACGTCTGTTATGTTGCCTGTCTTGCATCCATATTTGTGATATGGATGCTGTTCCACGGCAAAGAGAAGTCTTATCTGGGTAGCATCTCTGGTCgatacctttctctgaagccttGGGACACTGAAGGGCAAAGACAAGGGTACTTGGAGTCCTTGTCCAGCCCACCTGAGGGGAGATGCTGAAAGCCAGACTCTTTCACAAGATGTCTCATGTGCACTTTCATACACCTGATGATAAACAGCCTCCCTGTCCTTTAGCGCTGTGTTGAAATCGGGAAGAGTTTCAGATGTTCCTTATGGGGATACATACCTGTGCTAAGATGCTGAGGGAGGGGATGGTGTGACTGAGGCCTTTCCTCTGGGATAGTGGGAGGGAGTCTCGGGCACGCTCTCAGAACTGCTTTCCCCTGTTCTTTTCAGAGATTGGCCAGCCTGGCTGAGACCACTTAGCGATGACAAAACAAAAGCTTCTGCTTGATGGGACGCTCTCCTTGTTTCTAATCGCGGCCTGTGAAGCGCAGCAGCTCCCGAAGAGTCATGTTGCTGCTAGTTCTGGTCCTCTGTGCGAGAAGGAGGCAGAGTCCTGGGGAAACCTTTTCAGCAGCGAGCGGCTGGATGCCTGGATTTGTTCCCTCATCGGTTCGTTCATGGTGGGGCTGAGTGGGGTCTTCCCCTTGCTGGTGATCCCATTTGAGACGGGAGCCGCTCTGCGGTCAGAAGGTAAGCCTGCTACCTGCATTAGCCTTTCTGAAGCCAAAAGTCCTGGGTTGTGACTGAACGGCACAGTGATGAACAGCACCTTGTCATAGAACTACTGTCCTCTAAAACAGACAGTCCATTTCCGGTACTTTAGTCCACACCTGCTAATTTGGTAGGGAGTCCTTGGACAAATGCGAGCCCTGGATGGCGCTTGTACAAAGAgcattgcttgtttgttttgcacCCTGCTTGGTCCAGGACCCTCCCACACACTGCTGTCCCAGCCAAGTGGTGCAAGGGCTTTTTCTTGCACTCCAGCTATTTCTTTTATGCTCACTCCTTTGAAAACTTGCTTTGCAGATGCTTCCAATTTAAGTCTCTTTGTGCAAAATCTCAGCTGGAAATGTTTTGGCTCCCGGCTGAGTTGTGATcagttttggggtcttttttttttttattttttttgtagctgGATCACACCGTTTGAAGCAGTTGTTGAGTTTTGCAATTGGAGGACTACTGGGGAATGTGTTTCTGCACCTGCTTCCTGAAGCGTGGGCCTACACATGCAGTGCAACGACAGGTATGAAAGTCTTATGTGCCTAGAAACAGTCCGTGCTACGCCTACTGCTACACTTTTTGAGTCTGTTCCATCTTGAAAACACAAGACCAGCCAGGCTGGGTCAGGCCAAGAACTAGTCTAGGCTGGTATTCTCTCTCAAACACTGTGTAAAAGCCGAGGGAAGGATAtaagaacaataaaataataCTTCATTTTTGTACTCTGCAGTCCTCCAAAGATTTTGAGATTGGAGGCTTCTTGAGTTGGACATGGTTTCTTTATGTTTAGTAACTAGCAATGGATTTCTTGTCTATCAGCTTTTCCTGTCTTGCCTTGGACTCCTGTAAATCTCTGTTGattttcctttgtcatttctGTAAGGAAAGGGAATGCTTCTTTAACCTGATGCGAAGTTGTTATTGCGTGGGTGGTCTGGTACATGAACGTGTGCACCATGTCAGGTGGGGATGGTGGGTACTTCGATCTATGGAAGCCCAAATGTGTTGCCCTCTCAGTCTTTGCTCAAGAAAGTAATGGAAAATTGTCCACAGAGCCATGTCTAAGATGCAGGAGCAGGGGGataaaaaggaaatgcagatgacagaaagCTGTGTTTGCCAGAGAACTAAACACTGTATGGGTTGGGATAGAGCTTGTGGTCTCGGTGTATCTCCTTCACCCCTCAGATAGCCAGGGTTGTTGAAACCTGTGGTGATTGTATCTCTGCTTCAGCAAACTGATAGCATAGAAAGCAAGTGCTGCTGCATCCCACCTGTTGACAAACCGAGAAAtcattttcacactgaaaatatgagagagggaaaagggtGCTCAGGGTTTCGCAGACTTCCTTGCACCTACGTCCTGGGATTTCACATCTGCTGGGGCTTTGgtcctcttcttcctcatgaCTCTAGCACTGCCAGCAGAACCTGTTGTCCTTTTTCCCCCGCCTTTCTGCAGTGGTTCCCAAATGACTCTGTCTTCCTGCTCTAGCTTGTTTGCTTCTGCCAGACTGTCCTGAAGCATAAAGGTTTCCTTGACCCATGTAAGCCGCATTACAGAGTCGTTCTGTTCTCCCGCTGCAATGCAATCTCCATTTTTGCAGCTAGGCTGAATGGATGATTATCTCACAAGCTTGGCTGTAACTGAAAAGAAAGTTTATAGCTTTGGGCTTAATAACTTGCCCAGGTGTGGCAGAAAGGGGAAGGTGAGTCTGTAGCTCCACTAATGGCAGATTTCATGTCAGGGCTTGCTGCTCAGTGGATACAGCTGCAGGATTTCTATTGCTGTAATATTCACTTGCCTCTGGAGTTCAGGAAAATTCCCAGTGTTGTCAGGAAATATTCTGGATTGCACTGTTGAAGCAAAAGGGGTGGGGGCTCTCACTGTGAGTGTCCTGAGATGATGATATCTGTTAGATCAAGAATGTGCAAGTTAAACTAATTTGCTGTGCAATGTGTTTGCTCCTTATTCCTACAGGAGGTGTTTCCATTGTTGCATCTTGTTTTTTGTCTTGGAACTGCTGGTTAAACTGTCTGAGGCAGGGTGGGTTCACATGTGGGAAACACGGTGTACTTGATAGTGACATGAAGATTTCTCACTTGTCCCTCAGGAGAAGGGCAGAGCTTCCAGCAGCAGAAACTTCTGGGTCTCTGGGTGATCATTGGTTTCCTGACCTTCCTCATTCTAGAGAAGATCTTCctagagaaagaagagaaggagtGCCCCAGTGTGGTAAGTTAGCAGCCGGAGGGGAGGGTGTGCTGCTATGTTTGGACCACTGTACTAAACACCTCATCTGCCCTATCTGACAGGCTCAGCAAATGATCCTGGAGCTGTGAGTAGTTTGTCAATGCCATTTGGCAGCTTTTTGTCACTTCTTTGACACTGGGCTCTAGAAGGTGTTTCACTCCAggctttggttttgtggttttagCTGTGATTTCTCACCTCTGGGCTGGTTTTGTTCTTGATGTGGTTTGTGTAGGAGAGCTCTCCTTTTATGGGGACTGGGAGCTGGAGTGCGCTGCAGATGAGTCTTTTGCTCAAGTAAGCTTTGAGGGATAGCAGCTTGCTGGTGCATTTTCCACTGAGCCATTGTGACTCGCTTCCCTTCTTGGTCCTCAGTCAGAACAAAGACCAGCCTTCTCTGGAAGGCGTTCCTCACAGCTCACTCTTCTTGAGTGTGGCCTGGACAAAGTGTTTGTTCGGGTAACTTTGTGTGGTAGGAGGGGTTTATGATTATATTAAGTATATATAAGGGGCCAGATAATACTAAGTAATGGTTCAGAGGAGAGTCACCCAGCTGCAAAGGGGCAACGTAGACAGAGGTACCAGAAGGTAATTCCAAGATAGAGGAGAGGAGCTAGTCCTCAGCACAACACTTAGCAGCAGCTCCTATAGACTGTTCGGTCCTTGCTGTGGCATGTCTTTTGACAGGTGAAACTGCATGTCAGGCACTGCATGAGAGCAATTAGGTGTTACTTTGACTCAACATGAGACTTTAAAGTCTGAAATGAATCTTCTCATTTACAGAGAGACTGAAGTCCGAGATGAACGTTTTGTTGTTTGGAATAATTCTCTAGACTTagtaaaactctttttttctcccatcccctgcccagATAGAGTTGTATttctctgggcagcagctgccagcaggagTGGCAGACTCAGTCCCTCGTCCTTCCAGTGAAACCTGGCTCATGCCAAGGGGGCGTGACTCCaattcctcctctctctttctacTTTTCTTCTCTTGGTGATTGGGGAAGTCTGTTCTTGTCTCACAGTGCAGATGTCACAATACTCTGTGAAATCTGTCTTATTTATGGCAGTTGTCGTTATTAAACTGGGGTACCAAAGCTGCTGATTTGCATTGTAAGGATAAAAGGATTAAGAGTGAAGATCAGAATTCTGACCCTGATTCATGCTCTGACAAAAAGGCAGTAACAAGTTGTTTTCCCCTAATTTAGGGCTGTGATTCCAAAGCACCAGCAGGAAAGATTCACAATGGAAGTGGCTACCCCCTGCCGAAGGTGGCAGGCCAATCCCAAAGAGCAGGAAAGGGTTCAACTCAGTGTAATGGCTCTTCTCTCCAGTCTTGTCCAACAGACAACAGAATCAAGGTAAGAGACCCACAAACTGACCTTCACATCTTAGGTTTTCGGAGcacatgttttaaaattcaatCAGGAGGATGAGTTGTCTGTGGAAAGAACTGTGCCTGACTGAGGAACTCGGTGTT encodes:
- the SLC39A13 gene encoding zinc transporter ZIP13, translated to MTKQKLLLDGTLSLFLIAACEAQQLPKSHVAASSGPLCEKEAESWGNLFSSERLDAWICSLIGSFMVGLSGVFPLLVIPFETGAALRSEAGSHRLKQLLSFAIGGLLGNVFLHLLPEAWAYTCSATTGEGQSFQQQKLLGLWVIIGFLTFLILEKIFLEKEEKECPSVGCDSKAPAGKIHNGSGYPLPKVAGQSQRAGKGSTQCNGSSLQSCPTDNRIKISGYLNLLANTIDNFTHGLAVAASFLVSRKVGFLTTMAILLHEIPHEVGDFAILLRAGFDRWSAAKMQLSTALGGILGACFAICAQSPKGAGETVAWILPFTSGGFLYIALVNVVPDLLEEKNPWNSLQQILLLCTGITVMVLLSLTTE